Sequence from the Homalodisca vitripennis isolate AUS2020 unplaced genomic scaffold, UT_GWSS_2.1 ScUCBcl_6905;HRSCAF=14339, whole genome shotgun sequence genome:
CATCAAGAGCATTTAGTATAATGACATCTTCCTCAGTGAATGGTTTCTGACACTAGAACACAACAtaatcataaacaataattttttttattaagaccTATTTAGTCCAAACTGGTACAAAATGTAGTCTTAGAACTGGCCCAGAatcaagatttataattttttcttaacaaattaaaaaaaaaaactttatcaaaCCGAAAACTatactaaaaacattaattaaaatttacttttaccttGTGGCAGACTTTTGTCTTGATTTCTTTCAAAGCTCTCTCAGACATAACACAGCCACAGCCCCAGATGAATGAGAATTTGAATTTACCATTCATCTCACAGGCCAATGACTGGACAAATGTACGGTGCACTCTGTCTATCCACATAGCCATCTCCTTTCTCTGCACTCTCCTGGAATGCTGGATTAGGTGTCAGGTTTAGCTCCTTGGATATCCTGAAACATCATCATATATAACTAAAGATATATATAGCTGATCAGCTGACTCAATTGAGAGACTTTTGCTTAATCACTTCATAAAATCTTCTCGATAAAATTacataaagtttgaaaaatatagtgACAAACTTTTCTACAAATAGATAAATGTGTAGAAACTAACAGTTTAAGGTACCTTATAGTTAGTTATAGTTTTACTCCTTATAGTTAACCTTATAGTTTAACTCACTATAGCTGTGTTTACACACTTACATTATGTTTACAAGAGAGTCCCCTCCCATTCACACCACATGCCATTTGATTTTCCACAAAACAAGATGAGAGCATTCTGAATGTATCTGTCTTTGCATCGCTTGAGATTCTTTGAAATGTATGTATTCATCatgctatatatttataattatatgatgtTTTCCAGTCAAGATCAGTGCCTCACACATAATCCCTCCTCAGCATGACTGTCTGGGAGTCACCTGTGTTGCATCTTGTTAtcacataaaaaacattttcttttatttattatggtcTATGCAATATAAAGATTTcctatgttttttatttgatgcATATTATGAagttaaagtgatttttttcaccCTTCTAAATATGTTTGCAATCACAAATTTGTGGATAActcaaatttttgaaaatctttattttgacGTTGACTAATCAATGTTTTTATTCCAActttcaatacattaaaataaaatatctgattAGTATAAAAAAAGGGAAATCCCAGCTATGTGCTTTTTTATTATTCAGAGTGGCCTCCCGAATATGAATAAGCCAGGAATTTCCTTTAGAACcaggaaaatctcaaaaacaatttcTATTTCCAACAACTTATGAAACAAGAATAATTTGGGTCCTCCCTTTAATCAGGACCTTATTTTTCTCCAAAACATTGCATTTTTATGCAACGTTGTCCGTGAAACTGTGAATGAAGAAGACCAACATAATGTATTGGTTTGCGAACCTTATCTGACAACCGGTTGCCTCCACTATTAGTAGTGGAGTATTTTCTTGGTTAGTTCTACCTGTGTTGTGGCAAGCCCAAACATGTAACTATCCATTGTGACAATTAAAGTTAGCTGACCGATCATCTTGGGCCTTAACCACTATACGAACGGTAGCTATAGACGGCAAAGCGGTAATAGCCGCTGAATAATCAATGGTTTTGTGTTTAAGCTTTATTCAGTCACCGAAATGGATCTCCGAAcgaagttgtccaactcttattcttgagtgaaaatagcagtttgaaaagactttattacatatattgtGCTAGGCTAAAAATTTACAGTAGTCAAATATAAACAGACTTAGAATTCgcttttatgaatattattgtcTGTTTGACGGTTTGATAAGAGGTGCAATCCAGCTTTTTTGAGTACACCAAGAATATTAGTTGAATTTTACTGTACCTGAACACAACTTTTGGAGAAAATAGTGAGTTTTCTGACACCAAGTAACCTCGAGAAGGAGGGGGTTTGGCTCGACATTATGtacagcaatgacagaatgagctgAGGGTTAAGTGGCAGGATAAAACTTAATGTCAGGAATAAGCGTGTACCTCGATGCTGCTCACATTTGACCACAGCCAGTGTCGATCTTTTCCGTATGTgcaatacaaacattaaactttaagtcACTGCCCACCGCTTATGTCGCGGCCTAGGCCTCACTAGGTCTATGAACAATTGCTCCTCACAATACACATTTCAATTGGACGTCAGATTACATATGAAAACAATGAAAGTGATGTTATGTTTTCATATGACGGTCACATCCACTGAACTAGTTGTGTTTACACTGGCAAAAAATTGCACAATTGTTTGTGTCCGAcagtaattaataacttatctAAACATGCTCTCGTCACCCGCTGCCACAACTAGTGTGGGCAGTTGTTTGCAATAAACTGCGGCGCAGTGTCGACCatgacaatttaaattataaaacattgccGAAGACATCACTGGCATGTGTGAACAGACTATATAATAACTCATGATACAACTGCAGCAAGTATTTGCAACAGTCTCACGAGAAAAATTTCTTATCTTGTTCACAT
This genomic interval carries:
- the LOC124373987 gene encoding LOW QUALITY PROTEIN: replication termination factor 2-like (The sequence of the model RefSeq protein was modified relative to this genomic sequence to represent the inferred CDS: deleted 1 base in 1 codon) → MQHRISKELNLTPNPAFQESAEKGDGYVDRQSAPYICPVIGCEMNGKFKFSFIWGCGCVMSERALKEIKTKVCHKCQKPFTEEDVIILNALDEDLNLMQTRMEARQARLKLEKKMKKTAIKQEVVEDNMAVKAEETRNVTLKTEPLEKPTVSKLATKTQK